In Bactrocera oleae isolate idBacOlea1 chromosome 5, idBacOlea1, whole genome shotgun sequence, a genomic segment contains:
- the Ldaf1 gene encoding uncharacterized protein Ldaf1 yields MKLPQKEVECKIQTSPPSAQEADAPERPEENADILIKNLLLAFRKLWVQVKLLASFVMVDLGGYQLLDRLIQWSVRNPHKAICILAAFLAFLLPFLLMLGIGLSTLLMTLTGFLILEGVILTIIAMLLIGCLGTLILVVLFLKQLNRT; encoded by the exons ATGAAATTACCACAGAAGGAAGTTGAATGTAAAATTCAAACATCTCCACCCTCTGCTCAAGAAGCCGATGCTCCCGAAAGACCTGAAGAAAATGCGGATATATTGATAAAAAACCTTTTGTTGGCTTTCCGGAAACTAT gGGTCCAAGTTAAGCTTCTAGCATCATTTGTAATGGTTGATCTTGGCGGTTATCAATTGCTCgataggcttatacaatggagTGTCAGAAATCCTCATAAAGCTATTTGTATTTTGGCAGCTTTTTTGGCCTTTTTATTACCATTTTTGTTAATGTTGGGTATTGGACTTTCGACTCTTTTGATGACACTCACCGGATTTTTGATTTTAGaag gtGTAATATTGACCATAATTGCAATGCTACTGATTGGTTGTTTGGGAACTTTAATTTTAGTGGTGCTATTTTTAAAGCAACTAAAtcgaacataa